AAAGCGCGCTGGATGGCTTTATTGCCGGGCAGATCGGTTTCCAGGCCATGGCCGAGGTCGTCGAAGAGGTGTTGCAAACCACCCCGACCGGTCACATTGATGCCCCAATGACCCTTGATAACGTGCGAAACGCGGACCAAATGGCACGACAAGCCGCCCGCGACGTGATCGAGCAAAGAGCAGGATAAAAACCTTGGACATTACGGCCCTGATCCCCGCCTTTGGCGGATTTGCCTGGACCATCTTCTTTTTCGTCGTGGCGCTCAGCGTCATCGTCGCGATCCATGAATACGGCCATTACATCGTGGGCCGCTGGTCGGGCATCCATGCAGATGTGTTTTCCATCGGCTTTGGCCCGGTTCTGTTCAGCCGCTATGACAAGCGCGGCACCAAATGGCAGATCGCGGCGCTGCCCTTTGGCGGCTACGTCAAGTTTGCGGGTGATGCCAACGCCGCGTCGGGCAAGGACGACGAGGCGATGGAAGAGGCGGCGGCCGATCCGGCTGCGCTGCGCCGCACCATGCACGGCGCCCCCCTTTGGGCGCGCGCGGCGACCGTGGCGGCGGGGCCGGTGTTCAATTTCGCATTGTCGATCCTTGTATTTGCCATCGTCGGCTATTCCAACGGTGTGCCGCGTGATCCGCTGACCGTGGGCGACATCCAACCGCTTCCCACCGAGGTGCAGGAACTCGCGGCGGGCGATGTGGTGCTGGCGATCAATGGCACCCCGGTGCCCAGCTACGCGAGCCCCGACTACGTGGATCTCATGGAAAACCTGCCGCTCGAACGGGTCCTGGACTACACCGTGGAACGGGGCGGCGACGAAATCACCGTCCAGGGACCGTATCTGCGTCCGCCGCTCGTTCGGTCTGTCAGCCCGCGCAGCGCGGCCCTTGCGGCAGGTCTTGAGCAGGGGGACGTGATCACGTCGATCAATGGCGAACCTGTGTTTGCCTTCCGGCAGCTTGTCGCGGCCGTGGAAGGCTCGGACGGGAACACTCTGGATCTGGGCGTGTGGCGCAATGGCGAGATGCTGACCAAAAGCCTCGCCCCCAAACGCGTGGACGAGCCGCAGCAAGATGGCGGGTTTGCCACGCAGTGGCGGATCGGGGTTGCCAGTGGCAACGCCTTTGATCCCGCCAGTGAAAGCCCCGGTGTGGTCGATGCGGTCACGGGCGGTGTGGCGCAGACATGGCGGATCATCACCGGCTCCATCTCTGGTCTGGGTCATATGGTCACGGGCGCGATCAGCACCTGCAACCTGTCTGGCCCGATTGGAATCGCGCAAGTGTCCGGCACCATGGCCAGTCAGGGCGCGCAAAGCTTTGTCTGGTTTATCGCGGTGCTGTCGACGGCCGTGGGCCTGTTG
The DNA window shown above is from uncultured Tateyamaria sp. and carries:
- the rseP gene encoding RIP metalloprotease RseP; translation: MDITALIPAFGGFAWTIFFFVVALSVIVAIHEYGHYIVGRWSGIHADVFSIGFGPVLFSRYDKRGTKWQIAALPFGGYVKFAGDANAASGKDDEAMEEAAADPAALRRTMHGAPLWARAATVAAGPVFNFALSILVFAIVGYSNGVPRDPLTVGDIQPLPTEVQELAAGDVVLAINGTPVPSYASPDYVDLMENLPLERVLDYTVERGGDEITVQGPYLRPPLVRSVSPRSAALAAGLEQGDVITSINGEPVFAFRQLVAAVEGSDGNTLDLGVWRNGEMLTKSLAPKRVDEPQQDGGFATQWRIGVASGNAFDPASESPGVVDAVTGGVAQTWRIITGSISGLGHMVTGAISTCNLSGPIGIAQVSGTMASQGAQSFVWFIAVLSTAVGLLNLFPIPALDGGHLVFYAYEAVTGKPPSDKALRILMTFGLALVLTLMLFALGNDLFCP